GTGCCGGCGGCCAGCACCTTGCCGTCGGCGCTCTTGACGGCGGCGGCCTTCCACGGCACCAGGCCGTCGTTGACGGCGCCGGCGCCGACGGTCTTGAGGTCGACGAACTTGTCGGCCTGCTTCTGCATCACGCTGGCGATCCGCCCGACCTCCAGGCCCTGGACGTCGGCGAGGCCGCCGCCGCCGGCCAGCTTGGTCTGCAGGGCCTGCCAGTACTGGCCCTCGTCCTGGGTGTCGCTCTGCTTGACGGTGACGTTGGGGTGCGTCTTCGTGTACTCGTCGTAGAGACCGGTCTCCTTGAACCCGAAGGTGCCGAAGAGGTCCACGGTGAGCGTGACCTTGCCGTCGGCGGCGTCGGTGGAGCCGCCTGAGGAGCCCGAGCTGCAGGCGGTGAGGAGAAGCATGGCGGCGAGGGCTGCCGTGCCGAGGGAGGTGGCGGTGCGGCGGGCTCTGGTGGGCATGGAAGCCTCCTGGCTTCGTCCGGTTCATCGGCGCTGGGTGGGGCATCGTGAGAGCGCTCTCGTTTGAGAGCGCTCTCACGCGCTGCTTCAGGAGATTGCCGGGCCGTGGCGCCCCCCGTCAAGGGCTCGAAATCCGACCGTGACCTAGGACTGTTGCGGCCCCGAGGGTCCTGTGGCGAATTTCCTGCGGGTTTCGGGTCGGTCTCGTCCAGGTCATTGACGGTGCCATGGAGGCCCGCTACCTTCCGGTTTTTGAGAGCGCTCTCACGCTTGACGCTCCATCACCCCACCGTCCCGGCCTCACCCCCACCCCATGAGGTGCCTCCGAATGAAGCCGCTACGCCAGCTCCGCCGGCCCACCGCCGCGGTGGCCGCGCTGACCCTGGCCGCCGCCGCCGCGCTGACCGCCACCGTCGCCACCGGCAGTGCCTCCGCCGCGACCGTCCCGGTCGGCCTCGGCGGATACCGCGACGCCCGCCCGGCCGGCACCGTCGGCCCGAGCAACTCCGACGGCGCGCCCGTGACCCCCAAGGTCACCGCGAGAATGGCCGGAAAGGCCGCCCCCACCAACGACTGGTGGTCCTCGCTGATCTACCAGCGCTACGCCGGCAACCCGTACAGCGAGAACCTCTACGCCAACCCGTACACCTTCAAGGCGGCCGCCTCCGGGCTGGAGGTCGGCTACCCGACCAACCCGACCGTCACCTCCGACGGCCGGCAGTACGACTTCACCCACACCAAGGACCTCACCCTCGGCGTCGCCGGCCTGAACTCGCCCGACACCAAGGTCGACGGCTGGAGCGACTGGACGGTCACCCCCTACTGGGCCGACGGCGCCCACACCTTCAGCGCCACCATCGGCCACGGCCTGCCGTACGTCTACGCCCACGCCACCGGCGGCGCCGCGCAGATCACCGCGGCCTCCGCCCCCGCCGTCTGGTCCGACCAGGGCAACGTGCTCGGCATCACGGTGGCCGGCCACACCTACGCGCTGTTCGCCCCCACCGGCGTGGACTGGACCGTCAACGGCAGCACCATCAGCGCCGACCTGGGCGCCAAGGACTACTACTCGGTCGCCGTCCTGCCCAGCCAGGCCGACCTCGCCACCTACCGCACCTACGCCTACAGCTTCGTCACCGACACCAAGGTCGGATGGGACTACCAGCCCGCCGCCGGGACGCTGCGCACCACCTACACCGCCACCACCACCCCGCAGGAGGGCACCCGGACCGGCACCCTGCTGGCGCTCTACCGGCACCAGTGGCTGACCACCACCGACCCGCTGACCGCGCTCACCTACACCTCGCCCGAAGGCCAGATGAAGGTCCGCGAGGGCGCCTCCTTCAGCACCACCCAGACCGTCAACGGCATCCTCCCCTCGCTGCCGGACGCCGGCTCCTACGACCGCGCCAAGCTCGCCGGCTACGTGCGCGACGTGGCCAACCTGCCCGACCCGTTCATGGGCTACAGCGACACCTACTGGGTCGGCAAAGCCCTCGGGCAGCTCTCCCAACTCATCCCGATCGCCGACCAGCTCGGCGACACCGCCACCCGCGACAAGCTGATCGGCCTGGTCAAGGGCAAGCTGCAGACCTGGTTCACCGGTACCAACGCCTCCTCCTTCGCGTACGACAACGTGTGGAAGACCCTGATCGGCTACCCGGCCTCCTACGGCACCGACGCCGAGCTCAACGACCACCACTTCCACTACGCGTACTTCATCCAGGCCGCCGCCACCGTCGCCCGCTACGACGCGGCCTGGGCCGCCGACTCCGCCTGGGGCGGCATGGTGAAGGTCCTCGCCAAGGACGCCGCCAACGCCGACCGGGCCGACACGCGCTTCCCGCTGCTGCGCAACTTCGACCCGTACGCGGGCCACGGCTGGGCCTCCGGCCACGCCGGATTCGCGGCCGGCAACAACGAGGAGTCCTCCTCGGAGTCGATGAACTTCTCCTCCGCGCTGGTCCTCTACGGCTCCGCGACCGGTGACAACGCCATGCGCGACCTCGGCGTCTACCTCTACACGACCGAGGCCAAGACCATCGAGCAGTACTGGTTCAACGCCGACAAGCAGGTCTTCCCGGCTGCCTTCCAGCACGGCACCGCCGGCATGGTCTGGGGCAGCGGCGCCGCCTACTCCACCTGGTGGACCGCCGCGCCCGGCATGATCCACGGCATCAACGTCCTCCCCGTCACCGGTGGTTCGCTCTACCTCGGCCGCCGCCAGGACGCCGTCAAGGCCAACCTGGCCGAGCTCAAGGCCAACAACGGCGGCCAGTTCACCGACTGGCGCGACCTGCTCTGGGAGTTCGAGGCCCTCGCCGACCCGGCCGCCGCCAAGGCCGACTGGGACGCCGGGAACGCCGGCTACACCCCGGAGGAGGGCGAGTCCAAGGCGCACACCTACCACTGGATCTACAACCTCGCCACGCTCGGCACCCTCGACCCGGCCACCACGGCCGACAGCCCGACGGCCGCCGTGTTCGTCAACGGCTCCACCCGCACCCACGTGGCGCACAACTACACCACCGCGGCCCGCACCGTCCGCTTCTCGGACGGCTTCACCCTGACCGTCCCGGCCAGGTCCACCGCCAGCGAGCGCGGCTCCTTCACGGACGGCGGCACCGGCGGGGTCACCCCGAGCCCGTCCGCCTCCCCGACGGCCACCGCCTCGCCGA
The sequence above is a segment of the Kitasatospora sp. NBC_00240 genome. Coding sequences within it:
- a CDS encoding glycosyl hydrolase, giving the protein MKPLRQLRRPTAAVAALTLAAAAALTATVATGSASAATVPVGLGGYRDARPAGTVGPSNSDGAPVTPKVTARMAGKAAPTNDWWSSLIYQRYAGNPYSENLYANPYTFKAAASGLEVGYPTNPTVTSDGRQYDFTHTKDLTLGVAGLNSPDTKVDGWSDWTVTPYWADGAHTFSATIGHGLPYVYAHATGGAAQITAASAPAVWSDQGNVLGITVAGHTYALFAPTGVDWTVNGSTISADLGAKDYYSVAVLPSQADLATYRTYAYSFVTDTKVGWDYQPAAGTLRTTYTATTTPQEGTRTGTLLALYRHQWLTTTDPLTALTYTSPEGQMKVREGASFSTTQTVNGILPSLPDAGSYDRAKLAGYVRDVANLPDPFMGYSDTYWVGKALGQLSQLIPIADQLGDTATRDKLIGLVKGKLQTWFTGTNASSFAYDNVWKTLIGYPASYGTDAELNDHHFHYAYFIQAAATVARYDAAWAADSAWGGMVKVLAKDAANADRADTRFPLLRNFDPYAGHGWASGHAGFAAGNNEESSSESMNFSSALVLYGSATGDNAMRDLGVYLYTTEAKTIEQYWFNADKQVFPAAFQHGTAGMVWGSGAAYSTWWTAAPGMIHGINVLPVTGGSLYLGRRQDAVKANLAELKANNGGQFTDWRDLLWEFEALADPAAAKADWDAGNAGYTPEEGESKAHTYHWIYNLATLGTLDPATTADSPTAAVFVNGSTRTHVAHNYTTAARTVRFSDGFTLTVPARSTASERGSFTDGGTGGVTPSPSASPTATASPTATASPTATASPTASPTATVPATTGSTFYLQPAGALTTATGTAAATATIAAGGGANHDGTPYQPLVYQATNVTGTLKSGAATDFDLFVDAAGSVGLAQQVRVSYDLTGDGSFDRVETFRYFATDPVTGWERYSGAGAGTRSATGTLGNLAKGTVRVEVWPALGNATAQLRVGASQAQGNVSVLRIPFN